In the Diceros bicornis minor isolate mBicDic1 chromosome X, mDicBic1.mat.cur, whole genome shotgun sequence genome, ATGGTATATGTTATAGAAAAGATACAGTAAAGTAATGGGGAAGAGATTAAGGTAATGTATGTTTATTGGCCAGGTGATCTATTTGTGAATTGCTTGTTCATATTTTTTGCCAAGTTTTCTACAGACAGTTTGTTTTTTTCACAtcgaatatatttttatttcattcattttaactatCGAAGTTTGTAGCCTGATCTTATTTTATTCCACCTGTAAATGATGATTTTTGAAATTAGGGGcttacatattttaatataatcaaGTTTATCAAACATTACGTTCATTACctgtgcattttttttcctttaaacaaaGTCCTCCCCATttccataaaaaaacaaacattatcttccattttattctaaatgttttataaatgttacTTTCCAAATTTAAGTACTAACTTTTTTTCACTTGGAATATACTTTGTGTGTAAGGCCATATAAAAAGAGATTACTCCAACATCTATTattgaataaaatgttttatcaTCATTCATCTGAAATGTCACCCCTATTATGATTCCAGTTTCCTACATGCAAATTTGTTTCTAGGTCTCTCCTCTGTTTCACTGGTATATTGTACCTCCCTATATCCACCCTTGAAGCCCACACACACTATTCTCCAGAGTTGGCAGAGTGATCCTGTTAAAATATGAGACAAATCACGTCACACCTCTGCTGAAGATACTCGAATGGCTCCCCATCACACTCAGTGTAAAAGCCAAATTCCATTCTCGGACCTCCAAGGCTCTGAGCTATCTGCTTCTCCTGGATCCTCATCACCTCTCTGAACTTACTTCCTGATATTCTCTACCTTGCTCACTCAGCTCCAATCATGCTGGTATCCTCAGTGATTCTCGAACACGCCAGGCCTACTCCTGCCTTGGGGCCTCAGCACTTGCtgtccctctacctggaatgctcttttGCCAGACAGACACAAGATTAGTTCTCTCATTGCCTTCAGGTGTTTACTCAAAGCCATGTTCTCCGTGAGGACCCCCTGGCCTCCCTATCTACCCAATATCTGCCTCCTCTCTGGGAATTTCAATTTCCCATTCCTTGCTTTACTTTTTCCTTCTCAACACTTgtcattttgaaaatactttatattttacttattttatctgGGCTATTGTCTGTCTGTCACACAAAAATGAGAGCTCCATGAGGGtaagattattttatttgcttcttttgttCATTACCATATCATAAGTGCCTGTGCCTAGAAGACTGCCTGGCAGAGAGCCTATCTGAAGAAAGTATTGGTGGGATGAAGATaaagcaaataaattaaaaagcaaatgggGTCAAAGTAAGCCAAAAGGGGGGTTAGGCAGTTTCCCTGGGTCTAGCCCCAAAGCTACAAAAGCAAATGCCTCCAGGGGACAACTGGGCATTTTATTAGAGTGAAGCAGGCCAGCTGGGGGCATGGCCAACTTGAGAGAGCATTCTGAGTCTAAAATGGGCTGAGCCTGCCTCAGACCCAGATGCTTGTGTCCTTGTTGGAATGTGGGCCTTAATCCTcagtttattgtttttgttttttggttatttttcagGAGAGCCGGAAATATGGACTTTTGTAATGTGAAATCTCCCAAATGTCTAAGTAgctaatttaaaaacagaaaacaataaaaacacaaagatCAAACAAAACATGAGGCTGGCTGAAATTGGCCCATGGGTGGCAGGTATTTGTTAGACTAAACTGTGTGATGTATGCAGGTAAACTAATCCTTGCTATGATGAGGTGGGCTTGCTCCGTGTAATTCTTGAGGCAAACAGCTTCAGGTCATGTCGGGTGGAGAGAATGAGCTGGAATTACCACCTTCTTTCAACTCCTGAaagctccctgcctccccctacCCCTGCTATTCATGGAGTTAGGGGAGCCTGGGCAATGGGGAGTCACTAGGACTCTTTCTGTGTGGGCAAGGGTATATTTTAGTGAAGTGTGGGGTGGGGAAACCAGAGAAGGTTTTGAAGGGAACTTCCACAGCAGGACTGGGGAAAggcaaggaggagaggaagagaaggacacAGACCTGTGTTGGGACACCATATCTCTGAGGGACTTTATTGGAGTTACCGCACCCTCTCCCCACCAACCACCACCCCTCTATGTGCCACTATACAGCCGAAGGAGTTAGTTATACAAGGTCAAAACTCCCAGCCAGAATGCCCCATGCCATCTATCTCACCTGGAAACAGATGTGCACAAACTTCCATCACAGCTCCCTGTGTGCTTGGGGTGGGCAAGACTGGCCAGGAGGTACCTGTGAAGGGTCAGTAGCCACCGGCTTTGTCAGGGTATAGCCAGAATGGGGCTTCTGGAGGCAGCATACCTCCATTTCGTGTAGCACTGGGTGGAGCCACCTGTGGTTTCAGGcagctgctgagagaagcaggGACTGTCAAGTACTCCCCATGCCCTGGAGAGAAACATTCTGTTCCCAGTCCTCTGATGCCCCTCCTCTGTAGAGAAGAGCAAGGTACAGTCTAGCAGGAGGAAGAACCGTGAGGGGACTGCTGTACCTGGGGTCAGCAAGGTTCCATTTTTCTGGATAAAATACTTTCCAAACTCAAGGCAGCACATCTCTTTAAGTTCTGAGCGCCCCACTGGCCCATTCCCCACAGGAATTGTTTATCCAGTGTAGGGGAAATGAACCAACACTTTCAGGTCCAAGATTTACTGCACTGAGTCTTCTGGGAAATGTGAGAAGGCCACCCACAGCCCTGCACTTATGGGGCGCCATGTTAACGTGTTTAGGCTGAGGGTTGGGGTTCGGCAGGTGTGGCATGAACTCCCTGAAATAAGAAAAGCCTTTTAGGTATAAACTGGGCTTAACTCTGGAGTCATCCCTGTCAAAATGCCCTTCTAGGGAACCTCCTATCCATCTGGCTTCTTGCAAGTTGCCACATCCTTTGTGCACAGAGTCAGGGAGGGCATAGTGGATACTGCCAGAAGTCCAACTTTTTCCTGGGCCTTCCTATCTCTCATGGGCCCCACTCCCCACACCTCATTTTCTGTATTCTCACTCCCTTTGTCAGTCAGTCTTCTCAGAATTCTTCCTTCCCGAGTGTCCCTCCCTCACTCATGCATAGACCCTCCCTGTGAGGAACCTTTAGCCTCTCCCCAGATCCCTGCCAACTCTGTCTTTCTCCCCCTTGCTCTGGACCTCTTCTAAGCTTTTTTGTGTCCATCTCTACTCAATTTATTCAGTCTGTTTTCCTCTAAGCCCCAAGATCTCACTCTCCCTCTGTTATTCTTCACCCCCTCCCAGGCGGGTGCCTCCCTCTCTTAAGTCATCCCTCCCCCCAGGGAGCCTCTCCATTTCTGGCCCCTCCCCACCTCTTCCTAAGCAGTcatctccccttctcccttcccccacagtCCATCTCTAGCTCCTTCTCCTCCCGCCTCCCTAGACCAGACCAGCTAGTCCTATTTCATTTTTAGATGACTGATTATGATGCTAGCTGAACTTACTCACAGCCGGAATATACAGCTGTTCCTTCCTTTCATGCCCCATCCACCAAACACACCCAATCTTTTCAACATGACAAAGTCCTTACACACAGCATGTCATGTCCACATACACTTATATTTTTCAGAACAAAACAACAGTCACGCTGGCAAAGATGTTGAATTAACAGGGACCCTTAAGCTTTCAATATACACTGAAAAGCATCATTAATTTGTATGTCTACAATGTATACATTTGTTTCCACAAATGTGGCAAGGTTTACCCAAACAGTTAGGACTTTTTCACCAAATCATAGACATAGATATGGAAATCATCATCAAACTTGATGAAATACACAGAGGGTTTGGCTTCTACTTGGTGAATGACCTTGCCTGTCCTTTTTGAGCCATCTTCTTTGGTATATTCCACATGTTTACCTATTAGGCCATCTATAACTCCTTCTGGCTCCCTCTCTGCTGGAGGAGACTCACTGGACTCTGGCATGATACGGAGGTCTCCTTCTTTATAATCATCTAGAAGCTGGTACATGTACAAGACAGGATCTTTCTCATAGGTAATATAAAACCAGGCTTTCATGATAGGTGCTTGGGCTAAAACCATCCCCCTCCATTCATCCTTAGAACCATGCTCACCCTCAAACATATGTTCCACAGCTTTACCAATTATGGTATTTGCAAGGTGTATATCTCTAACTCGAGAAAATGGCACCTTATCAGGAAGGATTCTAAGCTTTAAAATCCTTTCATCTCTGTGAAGTTCCAGTCCATAGACACAGTCAATTCCATCATATTTCACCAGATAAAGAGAGGGATTTATAGGCACCTGATCCAGAACGGTTCCTTTCCACTGGGTGATGAGCTCATCGCCTTCCTTCCACCCGTGTGAAATTCTGCAGCCCACTATGTTCCTGCCGGCCTGGGATGAAGGTCTGCCCCTCTGCTTCTTTTGAGAGATCTTTTTCTTCCTCATATTTGCAGATCTGGGGTGACGACTgacagcttccctggttggcTGCCCCGTAGCTGTCTTTTTGTGAGGGGTCTTCATACCTGCCGTGGGAGGAAACAGGCTAGGGAGAAACATTTAGCGTATTATagtgtgagatttttttttctctgtattgCAAAGTCCCTGGGGACCAGGTACTTTGCCACCCAAGTTATTCAGATTTGTCCAACAGGAATGCTGGATATCAAGACACTACTGGATGCTTGCCCGAagtgccctccctccaggctccttTGGCTGTGCTGTAGGGTTAGAAAGGAGGTGGTTGTGGTGGTCGTGGTGGTTGAGACCCCAGCAAGAGGGAGCAGGGTCCTTTGCATAATGCCTGATCCTCTGGTGTCATCCTAGCATCCAGATACCAAACATAAATATATACCATTTCTTACTCCTCACCCATCTCTCCACTTCTGATAATGTAGTCCCTTTGTCCACTGAACATTGCCATCTGCTCTTCATCCCTCTCGCCTCCCATCCACATGTCTTCTGCCTGGTGTTCACCTCTCCTTCATATCTCTTCCTGGTCATCCCCATTTTCCCGCTGGGCGCCCACAACAAACCTATTTCCCTTTCTGGCCACCTTTCTTTGTACACCATCCAGGTGCTCTTCggctcctccctttccagtccACAAATCACCCTCCTCAGTCTCCCTTATCTCCCATCCGGCACTGACCCCAATTTCCCCGCCTGGCCCCCACCGACCCCCATTCTCCGGTTCTCTAGTCCAGCGCCCACCTCCCCACGGCCAGGGATCGCGGGCCTCACGTGCCCAAATCAGACACCTCGCCGCTGCCTCCGCTGTGAGCCTGTGGCGAAAGAGGATCAGCAGCAGACGAGTTGGGTGCTTGTAAGACCTGGGAAGGGAGGATCTGTAGGAGAGGAGCGTGTCTAGGAGGGCGGCGGGGCAGGCGAAGAGGATGGCGGCAGTGTCTCCAGTACTCGTCTCACGTGCCCTCCGCCTCCCTGTGggcggcggcccctctgccacatCGGGCTCCCACCAGCCGCTACCGCCGCCGCAGTCTCCTCCCTCTTTCCGTAGCGCAGCTTCctgccaggagagaggcctccccTTCCTGCCAAACAGAGTGCGGCCCA is a window encoding:
- the LOC131401047 gene encoding spindlin-2; this translates as MKTPHKKTATGQPTREAVSRHPRSANMRKKKISQKKQRGRPSSQAGRNIVGCRISHGWKEGDELITQWKGTVLDQVPINPSLYLVKYDGIDCVYGLELHRDERILKLRILPDKVPFSRVRDIHLANTIIGKAVEHMFEGEHGSKDEWRGMVLAQAPIMKAWFYITYEKDPVLYMYQLLDDYKEGDLRIMPESSESPPAEREPEGVIDGLIGKHVEYTKEDGSKRTGKVIHQVEAKPSVYFIKFDDDFHIYVYDLVKKS